The Ziziphus jujuba cultivar Dongzao chromosome 1, ASM3175591v1 genome segment aaattcagaggtGGAGCACAATAATATTCTTGTGGGGCAAAGCGCTGTATGCATTCCTTGTATGACatttcattcttcttcttttttatttatcattattattattattattttggtatttatttgactCCATTAAGACGTGCATGCCAGAAAGAACAAGAATTATGTTGCTTATAAAACAATGAACAATCATACAACCCAACCTCTTgcccaaaaaattaattaaaaaaaaaaatcatacaacCCAACGATGAATTCTTCATTTGAAACTTATAAACAAATTTTGACCATATTAAACCTTCTTAATAATTGATTTCAAGAGTCTAACCACCTTCActtgtttaataaaaattttaagataGTTTGTTTTGAACTTTATAGCTTTAAGATCTCAAATTGATTTGATAAAAGTTAATTGTTTAGAAGCAAGATTGCcgaaaataataaacatttgggGGAATTTAAACTTTACAAACCAATTTTGACCATAATAAACAtttctaataattaatttcagatttttaaatttctctCTTCATTTAGAGTTCATTCATATGATTGGGAATCCAAAAAAATTCACAACACACAGCAAATCTGGATCTAAAACTATATATTCTACCATAGGTTatgatttgaaatttcataAGCCCATTGGAGCTGATAGCTAGTCGCTTTAATCTAGAAAAGAACATTAGCCGGACTGTTTGTACTTAGTTTCATGGACAATTTAATGTTTACAGAGCTCTCTTCTGTTCTTTATGATATGTCTGGTTTACTCTTCAAAGTTTCACCAAAAACAGCTCATCTCACTGCTGTTTGTCATCACTTTGTAATCTTAAGCAACAAATTGCCATTACCTTttatcaaaaagtaaaaatggaGGACTTTaccaggaaaataaataaataaataagtaaaattaatgGAGGAATAGCCACATGGTATTTTTCAAAAAGTCTACAATGAGGCTGAGAGATAACCACATGTACCAAATTTTGGAACCCAGAATTGGCTGGAAAAAGCTGGTgctgtacctttttttttttcggttgtgCATTCTGATATTCATTGTTCTCCATTTTGCAGTCTCTCTGATGCTCCAGTTAGAAACAGCAAGATGAGTATATGAATGTGTATGATACTGGGTAGGTCAATCATTACTCGTAATATTAAAATCGTTAGtttaacaaccaacaactttctTTTTATGTGTTTTGTTTTCAATAAGTGGGGTTCCTCTCTCCCTTCTTTAACTTGTTCTTGGAACGAAAGCATTATTTACCCCAAAATAAGATCATATAGAACCTTACTTAGCTTCTAGCCTTATGGGAAAAGTTagtggttttatttattatatttcatgcaATCCTCAATGCTACTATGATCTCCTATTATCCTGCTTATGCATTGAGAATAGCTTAGCTATGCTAGTTTTTTCCCGAGAAAGAATATGCTTCAATTATTGATATGGAAAgcaccaatattatgaaaatggcAGAGGTAGTATAGATTTCTAGTGGCAAGAAATGATCAACGTAGATTTTGGTTTATGTTTCTAATAGAGAGTATTACTGAATAGGTttcccaaaacaaagaaaactctCAAGCCAAACTCCTTTCTGACAACCATTAAGTAATATACTAATTAGTCTATACGTTTAGGAGATTTGATTGCATTTGCTCTAATGGTTGGGTCGGTTCTGTAATTAATAATTGCACATTTTAAAGCTTTTTGGTCCCTCTATGTAAACTCCAACTAAAAATCTAACACACTAAGACAacatttaatgatttaaaacgCCTATTCAAGTTCACAGCACGATTACTTTTCATCATTTTGCTCATCCGCCATGGAATTCCATGGTCAGAGAAACGTATGGGGTTTTATGgatgaagaaagaaagagtaTCAATTTACCTCGGAGACTCTCTTTTGGTAACCAACAGAGTACACAAGAACCATCTGTTCAGTTTGCTTCTGCAAGACCATCTGTTGCATCTGCAACATCCCCATTAAGGCCTATAAGTCCGGCAGAGACGCCATGGACACTCTCTCCTGTCCGCACTTCACCTAAACAGCCTCTTCTTTACCATTGTATAGCCTCACTCCACCGCCATCAAGGTAAAATTTTCTCCATCACACTCACTAATGACTTTATATTCACTGGCTCTGAAAGTAGCCGTATTCATGCATGGAAGCAACCAGATTGCACTGAAATAGGTTATATAAAGGCCACTTGTGGTCAAGTCCGAGCCATCTTAGCCCATGGAAAATTTCTGTTCACCACTCATGGTGACTTCAGAATTCGTATTTGGGATGTGTCCTCATCTGCAGAGAATTTTCAACCAAAGAAGATTAAAACCTTACCTAAAAGGAAACCATTCTTGTCTTTCTCAAAAAAGAGCACCCAACTACACAAAGATCATATCTCTTGCGTAGCCTACAACCCTGAAGACAGGCTTCTCTACACAGGATCAAGGGACAAAACAGTTAAGGCTTGGAAGATCAACGAAAACCGATGTGTGGATTCATTTGTGGCTCATGAAGGTATTGTTAATGCAATTGTTATCAACCAAGAAGATGGATGTGTTTTCACTTGTTCCTCTGATGGTTCAGTGAAAATATGGAGAAGGGTTTTCGGAGAAAGTACCCACATCCTAACCATAACCCTGAAGTTCCAGCTCTCTCCAGTCAATGCATTGGCATTGAGCTTGTCACCAACTACATGCCTTCTCTACTCTGGTTCATCAGATGGGCTCGTAAACTTTTGGGAGAAGGAGAAGATGTCAGGGAGATATAACCACGGAGGGTTTATGCAAGGCCATCATTTTGCTGTTCTTTGTTTGGTAGCCATTGAAGAATTAGTCTTCAGCGGCTCCGAGGATGCTACTATACGGGTATGGAGGAGGGAGGAAGGAAACTGCTTTCATACTTGTCTTTCAGTCATAGAAGGTCATCATGGACCAGTGAGATGCTTAGCAGTTTCTCTGGAAACGGAGAATGTGGTAAAAGGCTTGTTGGTTTACAGTGCAAGTCTGGACCAAACTTTTAAGGTATGGAGGGTTAAAGTTTTTCCCAGCGAAAAGGAAAACATGGATGAGCCTGCAATAGATGAACAGGGAGAAATTCTGGAGTGCGAGACAAGCCCCGTGTTGTCGCCCTCTTGGGTAGAGAAAAAGCTTCAGACAAGCGCTTCCAGTAGATGGCAGAAACAGCTTATAGACCATGTAAACTTGGTTTAGCAAATCTCCAGCTCTGATATCCAGTGGACGctgtctttttattttcttctcttttaggACCAAATTACACTGTCTAATTTTCATAGAACTTTATATCTCCACCTATCCCAGCAAATACAACAAGCTTCTTCAAACCAGCAGCCATGAGTTTCTACATTGATTTCCATTTTCAGGTAGCTTATGAGTTCATTCATGCACCTATACATCTGAGAATTTGTTGCATTCCTATCTATAGATGCATGTTGAGTATTCTTTGCATGAGTCATAAATTTCAACGATACAAGCCACCATGCTCCAGCAAGTGCAATGACACCGCAAGATTCTAGCACTCTAGATGGGAGTCCCGCTGTTGCCAATAAATCATTTGTAAACTCATCATTTTTTCTACTTTGATTTTTCAATCagtcaatttttgttttatgaaagtgttttcaaatatttgaaataatttagtCACATATAGGTggttattaattattacaagCAAATATGACTTCAATAGCTTGGGGGACGAAATGTGGATTCGGAGTCAAAATATGTAAAAAGGGAAACGTACAAGTAGCTAGTTAGGATGCTAATCATGTCCCAACTGCAAACATTTCTTCAATAGCCGTCCCGTGACGCTTATTGTTATCAGtattattatcactattattattataaagaaaaaattgttatcTATCATCAAGAGACCTTTCAAGCAACTATGAGATTTATTCTTTCAGGTTCATACCCCACAACTGAGCAGTTCAGCCAAATTTATCAAGTAACTATATATTTCCATAGTCAATACACGAGTGCAAGTTTaaacgaataaataaataaattaaattcagtCTTCTTGAACATTTTCAGGAAATGGTATAGAAGCACAACAATGATAATATCCATTCTCATCAAACACAAACCTCTGTGAAAGATGAGCTTCACGGATAACATAATCTCCCCATTCCTCAGATCCATACTGCTTGAAAATGGAACGTGCATCAAAGGAATCAACCTTTCTTTTCCATATCTTCCTGAAATATCGCAGGTACATATATCACCCACAAGGCAAAAGAGAACTTTCAAGGACTAAACCCAAAATTGGGGGAGGTGATGAGCAAGAcaacagaaaattaaattacaagTCAAAGTAGCTTGAAACAATACCTCTTCCTATGCCTTGCATTAATCACTGTTGCATGCAACTGCAATTCAAGAACACAAAAACATTAGCATCATTGGCAAGTTACCTATGATCTATTAATGGTAGTAAGGA includes the following:
- the LOC107404427 gene encoding protein JINGUBANG, with the protein product MEFHGQRNVWGFMDEERKSINLPRRLSFGNQQSTQEPSVQFASARPSVASATSPLRPISPAETPWTLSPVRTSPKQPLLYHCIASLHRHQGKIFSITLTNDFIFTGSESSRIHAWKQPDCTEIGYIKATCGQVRAILAHGKFLFTTHGDFRIRIWDVSSSAENFQPKKIKTLPKRKPFLSFSKKSTQLHKDHISCVAYNPEDRLLYTGSRDKTVKAWKINENRCVDSFVAHEGIVNAIVINQEDGCVFTCSSDGSVKIWRRVFGESTHILTITLKFQLSPVNALALSLSPTTCLLYSGSSDGLVNFWEKEKMSGRYNHGGFMQGHHFAVLCLVAIEELVFSGSEDATIRVWRREEGNCFHTCLSVIEGHHGPVRCLAVSLETENVVKGLLVYSASLDQTFKVWRVKVFPSEKENMDEPAIDEQGEILECETSPVLSPSWVEKKLQTSASSRWQKQLIDHVNLV